In Bradyrhizobium sp. 170, the DNA window GCAACTGATACGCATAGCGTGCCGGGCATGGCATGTCGTAGCGGCCATGCACGATCGCGCCTTTGATACCATGGAGCCGGAAAGCATCCCGCAGAATCTGACCTTCCTCAAGCCAGCAGCCATTGGAGAAGTAGTGGTTCTCGAGGCGCGCGAACGCGAGGGCGAAGTGATCGTCGGCGTGCGCGCTCGACAGTTTCTTATTCGGAAGAAGCGTAATCGTTTCGCCTTCCCAAACGCTCCAGGCCCTTGCCGCTTCCAGCCGTATGGTGGGATCGTCGCTTGTCAACCGGCTTGCGATAAGCGGCGATCATATCGTCGCGTTCGGCCTCCGGGATCGGTGCCTGGAAGCAGTCCCATTTTTCGGGAAAAATCTCTGAAACGCCGTGTTGGTAATACCATTCGATCTCGGGCCGAGTGACAGTATAAACGCCGCGCAGGATGAGTTCGGAAACTCGCTCGGGATGCGTCTGCGCGTATGCAAGTGCCAACGTCGACCCCCACGACCCGCCAAAAACAAGCCACTTCTCCACGGTTGCGATTTGACGTAGCCGCTCGATATCGTCGACGAGATGCCACGTCGTATTTGCATTGAGCTCGGCATGCGGTGTCGAGCGTTCGCATCCGCGCTGATCGAATAGCATCACGTCGTAGAGGGTGGGGTTGAATAACCGGCGATGATCTGGAGTAATGCCGCCACCCGGACCACCGTGAAGAAACACGGCTGGTTTACCGCCGGGTTTGCCGCAGCGTTCGTAGTAGATCGTATGGCCGTCGCCGACATCTACAATACCAGCTTTGTACGGCTCAATCGGTGGATAGAGCGTGCGAAGTGGCGTCATTAACTGGCTCGCGAAAATCGACGAAGACATGGTCGGAAATTCGCACTCTTCCAGCCCGCTTGCAACTCGATCCCTTGAGAGCGGTCACCTCCATGCAGCTATTGTCGTCGAGACGGACGTGTCGCTAATGGAGAAAGGCCTGGCATCGCTGCCGGGCCTTTCTTATTGATGTGCTCTGACTGGTTGGACTTAGAAGTCCATACCACCCATGCCGCCCATGCCGCCACCCGCAGGCATGCCGGCGCCTGCGTTCTTCTTCGGCACTTCGGCCACCATGGCTTCGGTGGTGATCAGCAGCGCCGCAACGGAAGCCGCGTTCTGGATCGCCACGCGAACCACCTTGGTCGGGTCGATGATGCCCTTGGAGATCAGGTTGACGTACTCGCCGGTCTGCGAGTCGAAGCCGTAGGAGTACTGCTCCTTCTCCAGGATCTTGCCGACGATCACGGAACCGTCTTCGCCGGCGTTGACCGCGATCTGGCGGGCCGGCGCGGAGAGCGCCTTGCGCACGATCTCGACGCCGGTCTTCTGGTCATCGTTCTTGGTGCGCAGCCCCTTGAGATGCAGGGAGGCACGCAGCAAGGCGACGCCGCCGCCCGGCACGATGCCTTCTTCAACCGCCGCACGGGTCGCATGCATCGCGTCATCCACGCGATCCTTGCGCTCCCTCACCTCGACTTCGGTCGCGCCGCCGACGCGGATCACCGCGACGCCGCCCGCGAGCTTGGCCAGACGCTCCTGCAGCTTCTCACGGTCGTAGTCCGAGGTGGTTTCCTCGATCTGCGCCTTGATCTGCTGAACGCGCGCCTCGATGTCGGCCCTCTTGCCGGCGCCGCTGACGATGGTGGTGTTTTCCTTGTCGATCATCACCTTCTTGGCGCGGCCGAGCATGGCGAGCGTGACATTCTCGAGTTTGATGCCGAGATCTTCCGAGATCGCCTGACCACCGGTCAGAACCGCGATGTCCTGCAGCATGGCCTTGCGGCGATCGCCGAAGCCCGGAGCCTTGACGGCGGCAACCTTCAGACCGCCGCGCAGACGGTTGACAACGAGGGTGGCAAGCGCTTCGCCTTCGACATCTTCCGCTATAATTACAAGCGGCTTGCCGCTCTGCACCACAGCTTCGAGCAAGGGCAGTAATTCATTCAACTGAGATAGCTTCTTTTCGTTGATGAGGACGTAGGCATCTTCCATTTCAACGCGCATCTTGTCGGCGTTGGTGACGAAGTAGGGCGAGATGTAGCCGCGGTCGAACTGCATGCCTTCGACGACCTCGAGTTCGGTCTCAAGCGACTTGGCTTCTTCAACCGTGATGACGCCCTCATTGCCGACCTTCTTCATCGCATCCGCGAGGAACTTGCCGATTTCGACATCGCCATTGGAGGAGATGGTGCCGACCTGGGCGATTTCCTCGTTCGAGGTGACCTTCTTGGAGTTCTTGACGAGGTCGGCGACCACGGCGTCCACTGCCAAGTCGATACCGCGCTTCAGATCCATCGGGTTCATGCCGGCGGCAACCGACTTGGCGCCTTCGCGCACGATGGCTGCGGCCAGCACGGTCGCGGTGGTGGTGCCGTCGCCGGCAGCATCGGCCGCCTTGGAGGCGACTTCGCGCACCATCTGCGCGCCCATGTTCTCGAACTTGTCGTCAAGCTCGATTTCCTTGGCGACGGTGACGCCGTCCTTGGTGATGCGGGGAGCGCCGAACGATTTGTCGAGCACGACGTTGCGGCCCTTCGGACCGAGCGTGACCTTCACCGCGTTGTTGAGAATTTCGACGCCGCGCAACATCCTGTCGCGGGCATCAACGCCGAATTTAACTTCCTTGGCTGACATAATGGTCTCCGTATTCCCAGATCCCAAGGTCCGCGCGACTGGGCGGATTCCTGAGGGATGAGATTTGGATTGCAGGCCTCTTCCTTCGAGACGCCGGCTGCGCCGGCTCCTCAGGATGAGGGAACGGGCTAAAGCGCTTAAGCGGCCTTCTTCTTGGCGGCGGGAACGTCAGTGAGAACGCCCATGATGTCGCTTTCCTTCATGATCAGAAGTTCCTGACCATCGAGCTTGACCTCGGTGCCCGACCACTTGCCGAACAGCACGCGGTCGCCGACCTTGAGGTCGATCGGGATCAGTTTGCCGGCTTCGTCACGGCCGCCCGGACCAACGGCGACGATCTCGCCCTGCGAGGGCTTTTCCTTGGCACTGTCCGGAATGAGGATGCCGCCTGCGGTTTTGTCTTCGGCATCGATGCGCTTGACCACGACGCGGTCGTGGAGCGGACGGAACTTCATGCGATCCTCCATGGCTTTTGTGATTTGTGATTGTTTCTGGATTGGCAGTCGCAATGAGCGAGTGCTAGCCGCTCTTCACATAAGCCTGTGACACTGGGGCACAAGGGCTTCGGCTCACGATGTTTGACTGCGGCCAGAGTTTCTGGAGGAGGGCGACTGCTAGCAGGTGAAGTAACATGCTGCTAGCGCGTTGATTGCTATGACCTATTGAACGTTTTCCTTTTTGGCGAATTGAGAATCACGCGTTACTCTTCAGTTGGGCTGGAGGTTGGCATGGTCGAGAAAGATGCGGTTTCCAAGGATTTCAGGAAGCAGGTCTTAGGCTACGGGCTGACAACAGCGGAAATCGTTTATCGCCGTCCGGATCGGCGCTGGCTGCTGCAAACTTACGTCTGGCAGGACTACGATATGTTTCCGGATTTCCCGGCATTGAAGGATTTCCTCGCGTTCTGGGAAACAAAGCTCGAAGGCCCGCTGTTTGCGGTCACCGTCGCGCACTCCAAACTGATCAAGCCTGCCGAACTACGCGCCGTGGACGGAGTCTTCCGGCTGCATTAACGCCGGCGCTACGAAAATCGCAAAGGCATTGAATCGCACTCCGGGTGCGAAAACAGTAAAAGCGCATATGCATATGTTGGACGTACCGCTTAGCACGAGGGGGTAACTGAAGGCAAAGGTCGCGAAAATTAGCAAGTGGTCTGCCACGTCCACACTTCCCATCCTCCATTCTTAAGCGCACGATGCGCTTCGGTCCATGCCCTCAGAGGAGGTAGCTATGGAACATCAATTTTTCATTCGCCGGCAAAACCTTAAGCTCTATCGCAGTCTCGTGGCTGCATCGGAAGCGGCGGCAGCGAAAGCTGACGCGCGGCAGGAGAAGCTTTTAAAGCTACTGGCAGAGGAAGTAGCGAGCGAACCGCCGCCCAGAAAGAACTAAGGCGCTTGATGCCGGCATGAGTGGCTTAACCTGTCAAAAACAATTAGGAGCGGCTACGGCGAAAGATCCATCTCTAGTGGCAAGTTTAGTTTGCCGTCTTTCCGGACTTCGGCAATTCCCTTCGCGGCATTGCCGAACATGCAGGGCATTGTTGGCGCCGCGATCGCGGACATTTCGATTTCAATCAGGGACCCTTTGCGGGCGCTAGTCCTTCAAGTATTACAAAATCCGAAGGTTCACGCCGGCGCGCCTTACCTGGGTGGGTGCAAATCGCCTTGAAGCCAGCGTCCAAGGGACTTGGACTTCATAGGGTCTTCATATGCGGCAAGGGTCGTATGTACGTGGTTGCAGATGGCGCATTCAAAGGTATGCAAGTCGACGCCCGGGCGTGCTTGCTCGATACTGACGAGCATCATCGGGGCCTTGCACTTCGGACAAGCGGGGCGCTCAATTGCAACGAATGGAATGACGGACGACAGGCGTTGAGACTGGGGCATGATGCTTCCCTCGAATAGGCGGGAGCGCAACACTCTCTGTCACCGGTAATGCCCAGGAGGCGGAGCGGTGATTGTCCGAGTATGCGCCTCCAGGGAACTCAAAAGCGAGTTAATTCGCCGATATTTGGAAGGAAGGGCAGGCACCAGCCCATAGTTCGGGCCCCGCCGGCTCACCCCCGGCGGGTTTTGCTTGCCTTCTAGATCGGCACGAGGTTGTCTCTAGGTCCTATCGGATATGGGAGACGACCAAGGTGGCAACCGGAACGGTGAAGTGGTTCAACGCGACAAAGGGCTATGGATTCATTCAGCCCGATAACGGCAGCAAGGATGTGTTCGTGCACATCTCCGCGGTCGAGAAAGCTGGGCTCAGCACACTCAATGAGGGTGCAAAGGTCAGCTATGAGGAAGTGCCCAACAAGGGGAAGACGTCGGCGGAGAATTTGAGGGTCGGTTGACTTCGGAAGGGCATGGCGAAGCCCGCCGGCTCGTCGGAGGGGACGCGCGGTTCGCTGCGCCGGGTTCGGACATCACGCGATTTCCAACCTGAGTCCGGAATGCGCACCAAAGCGGACGTCCACCGACCACTCTGAACTTATGGGGTCACCCTCTAGATCTCGCTCGCGCCCTCGTGCTGGAAGCCGAGATAGCTCGCGGCGACGCGCTGGTTGGACGCAATGTCTTTGGCCGATCCGGACAGGATGAACTCGCCGAGTTCCATGACATAGGCGCGGTCGGCGATTTGCAGGGCCGCCTTTGCGTTCTGCTCGACCAGCAGCACCGAGACGCCGGCGGCGCGCAGTTCGCCGATGGTGCGGAAGATGTCGGCGACGATGATCGGGGCGAGGCCGAGGCTCGGTTCGTCCAGCATCAACAGTTTTGGCGCGCCCATCAATGCGCGGCCCATCGCCAGCATCTGCTGCTCGCCGCCCGACAGCGTGCCGGCCAGCTGCTTGCGCCGCTCCTTCAGCCGCGGAAACAGCGTATAGACGCGCTCGAACGATCTTGCTGCCGTTGCCTTTGGAATCCGGAAGGCGCCGAGCTCCAGATTGTCCTCGACATTCATCGTGCTGAACAATTCGCGGTGCTCGGGCACCAGACACAAGCCCGCGGCGACGCGATCCTCAATGTCGAGCGGGGCCATGTCCAGGCCTGCGAAGGCGGTGGCGCCCTTGAGCGGCAGCACGCCCATGATGGCGTTCAGCAGCGTGGTCTTGCCGGCGCCGTTGGCGCCGATGATGGTGACGATCTCGTTGTCGGCGACGTCGAGCGACACCGAACGCACGGCTTCGACCTTGCCGTAGGAAACATGCGCGTCGGAGACCGATAACAGCGCACTCATGCGGTAGCTCCGAGATAGGCCTTGATCACATCGGGATTGGTCTTGATCGCAGCCGGCGTGCCCTCGGCGATCTTGGTGCCGAAATCCAGCACGACGATGCGGTCGGCGAGATCCATCACAAAACCCATGTCGTGCTCGACCAGCAGCACCGACATGCCGCCGTCGCGCAATTGCCGGAGTAGCGCAGCGAGCCGCTGCTTCTCCATGTGGCGCAATCCTGCGGCCGGCTCGTCGAGCAGCAGCAGCAATGGATCGACACACAGCGCGCGTGCAATCTCGACGATGCGCTGCTGGCCGAGCGACAGGCTTCCCGCCAGTTGGTCGATCTGGTCGCCGAGGCCGACGCGCTCGATCTGGCGCGCGGCTTCCGCCAGCAGTTTTGCCTCGTCGGCCCGGTCCAGCCGGAACATGCTTGATATCGCGCCGGAAGACCCGCGCAGATGCGCGCCGATCGCGACGTTTTCCAGCACGGTCATGTCGGGCACCAGCTTGACGTGCTGGAACGTGCGTGCGACGCCGAGTTTCACCACTTCCTGCGGCGGGGCGTTATCGACCTTGTGGCCGAGCACCGAGATGGTGCCGCCGGTTGTCGTCAGCACGCCCGTGATCAGGTTGAAGGTCGTGCTCTTGCCGGCGCCGTTGGGGCCGATCAGGGCGACGATCTCGCGGGCCTGGACGTCGAACGAGACGTCGTTAACGGCAATCACGCCGCCGAACTGCTTGCGCGCTTTCTCGATCTGCAGCAGCGCGGCGGATGAAGCCGGTGCGCGCTCGCGCTTGACAAGGGGAAGCGACGTATCGGGCACCTTGCGGCCCGGCTTGAGCGGCAACCTTGCCATCAGCCAGGGCCAGACGCCGGTCGGCGCCAGTTGCAGCAAAACGACCAGCAGGATGCCGAACACGATGGTTTCGAGCTGGCTCTGGCCGCCAAAGATGTAGGGCAGGTAGCTCTGCAGCACCTCTTTCAGGATGACGACAATTCCGGCCCCGAGCACCGCGCCCCAGACATAGCCGGCGCCGCCGACCACCGCGATGAACAGATACTCGATGCCGGCCTGCGCGCCGAACGGCGTCGGATTGGCGGCGCGCTGGAAATGCGCGTAGAGCCAGCCGGACAGGCCCGCGAGAACCGCCGCGTAGATGAACACCAGAAGCTTGGCGCGTGGCGTCTGCACGCCGAACGCTTCGCCGGCGATGTGTCCGCGCCGCAGCGCGCGGATCGCGCGGCCGGTGCGGGAGTCCAGCAGGTTCATGGTCAGCAATGCCGAGATCAGGACTCCGATCCAGATCGCGAAATAGATCGTGCCGGGATCGAGCATTTTGAAATTGCCGATCGAGAGCGGCGGGATGCCCGAGATGCCGTCATTGCGGCCGAGGAATTCCAGCTTGCTGAACAGATAGAACAGGCCGATGCCCCAGGCGATGGTGCCAAGCGGCAGATAGTGGCCGGACAGCCGCACCGTGACGATGCCGAGCAGGACGGCCGCCACGCCGCTGACGAGCAGCGAGAGCGGCAACGTCAGCCACGGCGAAAAACCGTAGGCAGTCGTCAGCACCGCTGTGGTGTAAGCGCCGAAGCCGCAAAACGCGGCCTGGCCGAACGAGGTGAGGCCGCCGACGCCGGTCAGGAGCACCAGCCCCATCGCCACCAGGGCTGCGAGGCCGATATTGTTGAGCAGCACGATCCAGAACGGCGGCACGCCCGGAATGAACGGGATCGCCGCCATGACAGCTGCGAAGATGATGAGAGGGGTTCGTTGATTCATCGCCGTCAGTCCTTCTCTTCCTCGACCGCGGGCGCTGCGAGCGAACGCAGCACCAGCACGGGAAGGATCAGCGTAAAGACGATGACCTCCTTGAAATTACTGGCGTAGAATGAGGAAAAGGCCTCGACGCTGCCGACGATCAAGGCCGCCACCGCCGTTAGCGGATAGCTCACGAGACCACCGATGATTGCGGCAATGAAACCTTTCAGGCCGATCAGGAAGCCGGTGTCGTAATAGAGCGTGGTGATCGGCACGATCAGGATGCCGGAAATGGCGCCGATCAGGGACGCCAGCAGGAAGGCGATCTGTCCTGACAGCGTGGTGCGGATGCCGACGAGGCGGGCGCCGAGCCGGTTGACGGCGGTGGCGCGCAGCGCCTTGCCCATCAGCGTGAAGCCGAAGAACAGCCAGAGTGCTATGATGAAGGCAATCGTCAGCCCGTAGACCGCAAGGCTCTGGCCGGTGAAGCGCAGCGGGCCGATCGTCAATGCGG includes these proteins:
- the groL gene encoding chaperonin GroEL (60 kDa chaperone family; promotes refolding of misfolded polypeptides especially under stressful conditions; forms two stacked rings of heptamers to form a barrel-shaped 14mer; ends can be capped by GroES; misfolded proteins enter the barrel where they are refolded when GroES binds), encoding MSAKEVKFGVDARDRMLRGVEILNNAVKVTLGPKGRNVVLDKSFGAPRITKDGVTVAKEIELDDKFENMGAQMVREVASKAADAAGDGTTTATVLAAAIVREGAKSVAAGMNPMDLKRGIDLAVDAVVADLVKNSKKVTSNEEIAQVGTISSNGDVEIGKFLADAMKKVGNEGVITVEEAKSLETELEVVEGMQFDRGYISPYFVTNADKMRVEMEDAYVLINEKKLSQLNELLPLLEAVVQSGKPLVIIAEDVEGEALATLVVNRLRGGLKVAAVKAPGFGDRRKAMLQDIAVLTGGQAISEDLGIKLENVTLAMLGRAKKVMIDKENTTIVSGAGKRADIEARVQQIKAQIEETTSDYDREKLQERLAKLAGGVAVIRVGGATEVEVRERKDRVDDAMHATRAAVEEGIVPGGGVALLRASLHLKGLRTKNDDQKTGVEIVRKALSAPARQIAVNAGEDGSVIVGKILEKEQYSYGFDSQTGEYVNLISKGIIDPTKVVRVAIQNAASVAALLITTEAMVAEVPKKNAGAGMPAGGGMGGMGGMDF
- a CDS encoding co-chaperone GroES — its product is MKFRPLHDRVVVKRIDAEDKTAGGILIPDSAKEKPSQGEIVAVGPGGRDEAGKLIPIDLKVGDRVLFGKWSGTEVKLDGQELLIMKESDIMGVLTDVPAAKKKAA
- a CDS encoding usg protein; amino-acid sequence: MVEKDAVSKDFRKQVLGYGLTTAEIVYRRPDRRWLLQTYVWQDYDMFPDFPALKDFLAFWETKLEGPLFAVTVAHSKLIKPAELRAVDGVFRLH
- a CDS encoding cold-shock protein, whose amino-acid sequence is MATGTVKWFNATKGYGFIQPDNGSKDVFVHISAVEKAGLSTLNEGAKVSYEEVPNKGKTSAENLRVG
- a CDS encoding ABC transporter ATP-binding protein; its protein translation is MSALLSVSDAHVSYGKVEAVRSVSLDVADNEIVTIIGANGAGKTTLLNAIMGVLPLKGATAFAGLDMAPLDIEDRVAAGLCLVPEHRELFSTMNVEDNLELGAFRIPKATAARSFERVYTLFPRLKERRKQLAGTLSGGEQQMLAMGRALMGAPKLLMLDEPSLGLAPIIVADIFRTIGELRAAGVSVLLVEQNAKAALQIADRAYVMELGEFILSGSAKDIASNQRVAASYLGFQHEGASEI
- a CDS encoding branched-chain amino acid ABC transporter ATP-binding protein/permease, producing MNQRTPLIIFAAVMAAIPFIPGVPPFWIVLLNNIGLAALVAMGLVLLTGVGGLTSFGQAAFCGFGAYTTAVLTTAYGFSPWLTLPLSLLVSGVAAVLLGIVTVRLSGHYLPLGTIAWGIGLFYLFSKLEFLGRNDGISGIPPLSIGNFKMLDPGTIYFAIWIGVLISALLTMNLLDSRTGRAIRALRRGHIAGEAFGVQTPRAKLLVFIYAAVLAGLSGWLYAHFQRAANPTPFGAQAGIEYLFIAVVGGAGYVWGAVLGAGIVVILKEVLQSYLPYIFGGQSQLETIVFGILLVVLLQLAPTGVWPWLMARLPLKPGRKVPDTSLPLVKRERAPASSAALLQIEKARKQFGGVIAVNDVSFDVQAREIVALIGPNGAGKSTTFNLITGVLTTTGGTISVLGHKVDNAPPQEVVKLGVARTFQHVKLVPDMTVLENVAIGAHLRGSSGAISSMFRLDRADEAKLLAEAARQIERVGLGDQIDQLAGSLSLGQQRIVEIARALCVDPLLLLLDEPAAGLRHMEKQRLAALLRQLRDGGMSVLLVEHDMGFVMDLADRIVVLDFGTKIAEGTPAAIKTNPDVIKAYLGATA